A section of the Citrus sinensis cultivar Valencia sweet orange chromosome 8, DVS_A1.0, whole genome shotgun sequence genome encodes:
- the LOC102610818 gene encoding pathogenesis-related protein PR-4, with product MGKLSLCALLFLCSLAIAAAQSASNVRATSHSYNPEQHGWDLNAVGAYCSTWDANKPLAWRRKYGWTAFCGPVGPRGQAACGKCLRVTNSGTGAQVTVRIVDQCSNGGLDLDASVFRQLVGRGNSQNQLIVNYQFVNCGD from the exons ATGGGTAAATTAAGCCTATGTGCGCTGCTGTTTCTTTGTTCACTTGCCATTGCCGCTGCCCAGAGTGCTTCTAATGTGAGAGCAACTTCCCACTCCTACAATCCTGAACAACATGGATGGGACTTGAATGCTGTAGGTGCTTATTGCTCAACGTGGGATGCAAACAAGCCCTTGGCCTGGCGTCGCAAATATGGATGGACTGCCTTCTGTGGCCCTGTTGGACCTCGTGGACAAGCAGCTTGTGGCAAGTGCTTACGG GTGACTAATAGCGGGACAGGAGCTCAAGTAACAGTGAGAATTGTTGATCAGTGCAGCAATGGAGGTCTAGATTTGGATGCCAGTGTTTTCCGGCAGCTGGTTGGAAGAGGCAATTCTCAAAACCAGCTTATAGTGAACTACCAGTTTGTTAACTGTGGAGATTGA
- the LOC102611123 gene encoding hevein-like preproprotein isoform X3 produces the protein MGKLSLCMVLLICSMAIAAAQQCGRQAGGRTCANNLCCSQYGYCGSTDEYCSPSKNCQSNCRPGSSSSGDGQSASNVRATYHFYNPEQNGWDLNAVSAYCSTWDANKPLSWRRKYGWTAFCGPVGPRGQASCGKCLRVTNRATRAQATVRIVDQCSNGGLDLDAGVFRQLDTDRRGNAQGHLMVDYQFVNCGD, from the exons atggGAAAATTAAGCTTATGCATGGTGTTGCTAATTTGTTCAATGGCTATTGCCGCTGCCCAGCAATGCGGCCGGCAAGCCGGTGGCCGGACTTGTGCCAACAACCTATGTTGCAGCCAGTATGGTTATTGCGGCTCAACTGATGAGTATTGCTCACCTTCTAAGAATTGTCAAAGTAATTGTAGGCccggcagcagcagcagcggTGATGGCCAAAGTGCTTCTAATGTTAGAGCAACTTATCACTTTTACAATCCTGAACAAAATGGATGGGACTTGAATGCTGTGAGTGCTTACTGCTCAACATGGGATGCAAACAAGCCCTTGTCTTGGCGCAGGAAATACGGATGGACTGCCTTCTGTGGCCCCGTTGGGCCTCGTGGACAAGCTTCTTGTGGCAAGTGCTTAAGG GTGACTAATAGAGCCACAAGAGCTCAAGCAACGGTGAGAATTGTTGATCAGTGCAGCAATGGAGGTTTAGATTTGGACGCTGGTGTTTTCCGGCAGCTGGATACTGACCGAAGAGGCAATGCTCAAGGTCACCTCATGGTGGACTACCAGTTCGTTAACTGTGGAGATTGA